A window of Sphingorhabdus lacus contains these coding sequences:
- a CDS encoding glycerophosphodiester phosphodiesterase family protein, which yields MKLSRTKKRILGVVALILVALSLLNSSWLAPAPVGKPKLIAHRGVYHLYDKRAAFGRDTCTARFINPPDHEVFENTVPSIQMAAGLGGDLVEIDVAPTKDGKMVLFHDWTVDCRTNGKGETRDLTLAELKALDIGYGYTADGGKTFPLRGKGVGQIPTVEEALAALPSRPLLFNFKSKDAGEADQLFAILKASGRDYEKLGDAFYGATGPVTRIRQLAPKNWAFDLKGEAQKCTKDYVAYGWTGVIPESCHNGVLVIPINYQWIMWGWPNRLIARMESVGAKVIVMGPYESGKSNEGLTDVHQLGKIAGTFNGYIWIEDIWGIGPALKK from the coding sequence GTGAAACTATCCCGTACCAAAAAGCGTATATTGGGGGTTGTTGCTCTTATCCTCGTCGCGCTGTCGTTGCTGAATTCGAGCTGGCTTGCACCTGCGCCTGTCGGCAAACCCAAATTGATTGCCCATCGCGGCGTCTATCATCTCTATGACAAGCGCGCCGCCTTTGGCCGCGACACCTGCACCGCCCGCTTCATCAACCCGCCCGATCACGAGGTGTTTGAAAACACCGTGCCGTCGATTCAGATGGCGGCGGGATTGGGCGGCGATCTGGTCGAAATTGATGTCGCGCCGACCAAGGACGGCAAAATGGTGCTGTTCCATGACTGGACCGTGGATTGCCGCACCAATGGCAAGGGCGAGACGCGCGATCTGACACTTGCCGAACTCAAGGCGCTCGACATTGGTTATGGGTACACGGCCGATGGCGGCAAGACATTCCCGCTGCGCGGCAAGGGCGTAGGGCAAATTCCGACCGTCGAGGAAGCGCTTGCCGCGCTGCCGTCGCGTCCTTTGCTGTTCAATTTCAAATCCAAGGATGCAGGAGAAGCGGATCAGCTTTTTGCCATCTTGAAGGCCTCGGGCCGGGATTACGAAAAATTGGGCGATGCCTTTTATGGTGCAACCGGCCCTGTCACCCGCATCCGCCAATTGGCGCCGAAAAACTGGGCTTTCGACCTGAAGGGCGAGGCGCAGAAATGCACGAAGGATTATGTCGCCTATGGCTGGACCGGGGTCATTCCGGAAAGCTGCCACAATGGGGTGCTCGTCATTCCGATCAATTACCAGTGGATCATGTGGGGCTGGCCCAACCGCCTGATCGCCCGCATGGAATCGGTGGGGGCAAAGGTCATCGTAATGGGCCCCTATGAAAGCGGGAAGTCCAATGAAGGCCTGACCGATGTGCACCAGCTCGGCAAGATTGCCGGAACCTTTAACGGCTATATCTGGATCGAGGATATTTGGGGCATTGGCCCCGCGCTGAAGAAGTGA
- a CDS encoding bifunctional riboflavin kinase/FAD synthetase, which translates to MKRLSAHDVMPDALRGAIMALGNFDGFHLGHQAVAGEAIAQARAAGKPAIIATFDPHPVRFFAPEAPWFRLTTLDQRQRLFEVAGADAMLVFDFDAALAATTAQDFIVELLVKRLGLTGVVTGEDFTFGKGRGGNIKVLRELGADHGLHATAMGPVMDKEGVISSSRIRDALRAGDCATATRLLTRPFAVEGVVQHGDKNGRLLGFPTANIDMAHYLRPRYGIYAVKGRLPDGRVLDGAANLGIRPSFDPPKELLEPHFFDFSEDLYGQIIEVEFHAYIRGEAKFDSMDALMAQMQADCDQARAILGN; encoded by the coding sequence ATAAAGCGCCTGTCTGCCCATGATGTCATGCCCGATGCCTTGCGTGGTGCCATTATGGCGCTGGGCAATTTTGACGGCTTCCATCTGGGCCATCAGGCCGTAGCGGGCGAGGCGATTGCACAGGCCAGAGCAGCCGGAAAGCCCGCCATTATCGCGACCTTCGATCCGCACCCTGTGCGTTTCTTTGCCCCTGAAGCGCCATGGTTTAGGTTGACGACCCTCGACCAGCGGCAGCGGCTTTTCGAAGTGGCGGGCGCGGATGCGATGCTGGTCTTTGATTTTGACGCTGCCCTGGCCGCGACCACCGCCCAGGATTTTATTGTCGAACTGCTGGTGAAGCGGCTCGGGTTGACGGGTGTGGTGACGGGTGAGGATTTCACCTTTGGCAAAGGCCGTGGCGGCAACATAAAGGTCCTGCGCGAGCTGGGAGCGGATCACGGATTGCACGCGACGGCGATGGGTCCGGTGATGGACAAGGAAGGCGTCATTTCCTCCAGCCGCATTCGCGATGCCTTGCGCGCTGGCGACTGCGCCACGGCGACCCGCCTGCTGACCCGACCCTTTGCCGTCGAAGGCGTGGTGCAGCATGGCGATAAAAATGGCCGCCTGCTCGGTTTTCCGACCGCCAATATCGACATGGCGCATTATCTGCGCCCGCGTTACGGCATATATGCGGTCAAGGGCCGCTTGCCCGACGGTCGCGTACTCGACGGTGCTGCCAATCTCGGGATCCGCCCCAGCTTTGATCCGCCCAAGGAATTACTGGAACCACATTTCTTCGATTTTTCGGAGGATTTGTACGGGCAAATAATAGAAGTCGAATTTCATGCATATATTCGCGGGGAGGCCAAGTTCGACAGCATGGACGCGCTGATGGCGCAAATGCAGGCGGATTGTGATCAGGCACGCGCAATATTGGGCAATTGA
- a CDS encoding dipeptidase yields MRKRVWIPLALIGAAAIGFFGVAPGYVEGAMNQIDGKPLIKVSEEAKALHKTLNIVDLHSDTLMWNRDLNDRASRGHMDVPRLQDGNVALQLFSSVSKTPKNQNYDGNGADSDNITLLTIAQLQPMKTWNSLVERSLYHAHKRDVAVAKSKRALLAVNTSEQLDNLLALRSKDSRPVGAMLTIEGLQNLEGKASNLNRLYSAGFRMAGLTHFFDNELAGSMHGLKKGGLTPFGRDVVKWMEARGMIVDIAHLSHAGVAEILAMAKRPVVSSHGGVQATCKVNRNLTDDEIRGVAKTGGVVGIGYWDAAICDTSPRAAAKAMKHVRDLVGIDHVALGSDYDGATTVRFDTSQLEQVTQALLDEGFTAEEIRAVMGENALRVIKAGLKPLAELPATP; encoded by the coding sequence ATGCGTAAACGGGTCTGGATTCCGCTGGCACTGATCGGCGCGGCCGCCATCGGCTTTTTCGGGGTCGCCCCCGGTTATGTCGAAGGCGCGATGAACCAGATTGACGGCAAGCCGCTGATCAAGGTGAGCGAAGAGGCCAAGGCGCTCCACAAGACACTCAATATTGTCGATCTGCACAGCGATACGTTGATGTGGAACCGCGACCTGAATGACCGTGCATCGCGCGGGCATATGGACGTCCCCCGCTTGCAGGATGGCAATGTCGCGCTGCAGCTGTTTTCGTCGGTCAGCAAGACGCCCAAGAACCAGAATTATGACGGCAATGGCGCCGACAGCGATAATATCACCCTGTTGACCATTGCGCAGTTGCAGCCGATGAAGACGTGGAACTCGCTGGTCGAGCGCTCGTTATATCATGCGCATAAGCGGGATGTAGCGGTCGCGAAATCGAAGCGCGCCTTGCTGGCGGTAAACACATCGGAGCAACTCGACAATCTGCTAGCGCTGCGGTCGAAAGACTCGCGTCCTGTCGGTGCGATGCTGACGATCGAGGGGCTGCAAAATCTGGAAGGCAAGGCGTCCAATCTCAATCGCCTTTACTCCGCCGGTTTTCGCATGGCGGGATTGACGCATTTTTTCGACAATGAACTGGCCGGATCGATGCATGGCCTGAAAAAAGGCGGGCTGACACCCTTTGGCCGCGACGTCGTAAAGTGGATGGAGGCCAGGGGCATGATCGTCGACATCGCCCACCTGTCGCATGCCGGCGTCGCGGAGATACTTGCCATGGCCAAGCGCCCCGTGGTGTCCAGCCATGGCGGCGTGCAGGCGACGTGCAAGGTCAACCGCAATCTGACCGACGATGAAATCCGCGGCGTGGCGAAAACCGGAGGGGTCGTCGGCATCGGCTATTGGGATGCCGCCATTTGCGACACATCCCCGCGCGCCGCCGCAAAAGCCATGAAGCATGTGCGCGATCTGGTTGGCATCGACCATGTTGCCCTGGGATCCGACTATGACGGGGCGACTACCGTACGCTTCGATACATCCCAGTTGGAGCAGGTCACGCAGGCCCTGCTGGATGAAGGTTTCACGGCTGAAGAAATTCGGGCGGTAATGGGTGAAAATGCGCTGCGCGTCATCAAGGCCGGACTGAAGCCCTTGGCAGAGTTACCCGCCACACCATGA
- a CDS encoding dihydrofolate reductase: MNHPEIILVLARAANGVIGSDGGMPWHIPADLRRFKQITKGRPMIMGRKTFDSLPGLLEGRRHIVLTRDKSWEEEGAEPVYSVEEALKRANGPHVCVIGGAEIYNLFLSLADRIELTEIAITPEGDTMMPAFDTKDWQEVARDSHPAEGKVPAHDFVTLVRRV, from the coding sequence ATGAATCACCCCGAAATCATCCTTGTCCTCGCCCGCGCCGCCAATGGAGTCATCGGGAGCGATGGCGGGATGCCTTGGCATATCCCGGCCGACCTTCGCCGCTTTAAACAGATCACCAAAGGCCGCCCGATGATTATGGGCCGCAAGACCTTCGACAGCCTGCCCGGATTGCTTGAGGGCCGCCGCCATATTGTGCTGACCCGCGACAAATCATGGGAAGAAGAAGGCGCAGAACCGGTCTATTCGGTTGAAGAGGCACTGAAGCGCGCCAATGGCCCCCATGTCTGCGTCATAGGCGGAGCCGAGATATATAACCTGTTCCTGTCGCTGGCCGACCGTATCGAACTCACCGAAATCGCGATCACGCCCGAGGGCGATACGATGATGCCCGCATTTGATACAAAGGACTGGCAAGAGGTCGCCCGCGACAGCCATCCCGCAGAGGGCAAGGTTCCCGCACATGACTTTGTCACGCTGGTGCGGCGCGTCTGA
- a CDS encoding 5-(carboxyamino)imidazole ribonucleotide synthase has translation MTALPPGSTIGILGGGQLGRMLAMAAAQLGYRCHIYAPPGDNVACEVAADCTIAEYDDLAALKAFADACDVVTFEFENVPVEPLRSIAHTVPIHPPIQALEVAQDRVEEKEFVRKLGGETAAFAVARSEIEVEDAVAVVGTPAILKTIRMGYDGKGQVRVSAQSDLASAWRRAGGQPLIAEAMVQFDAEFSVVLVRSADGEIRFWDSPRNAHENGILATSTLPAGPLIESQQAAARVMAAAVADALEYVGVFTAEFFASGEGPLFNEIAPRVHNSGHWTIEGAETSQFENHIRAICGLPLGSTATIAERVEMQNLIGKDGERWLQLLGDPAANLHLYGKAEAREGRKIGHVTRLYR, from the coding sequence ATGACCGCATTACCCCCGGGTTCGACAATCGGCATATTGGGCGGCGGCCAGTTGGGCCGCATGCTGGCGATGGCGGCGGCACAGCTTGGCTACCGCTGCCATATCTACGCACCGCCCGGCGATAATGTGGCCTGTGAAGTGGCGGCTGACTGCACCATCGCGGAATATGACGACTTGGCTGCGCTCAAGGCCTTTGCCGACGCGTGCGATGTCGTCACATTCGAATTTGAGAATGTGCCGGTGGAGCCGCTCAGATCAATCGCCCATACCGTCCCGATCCACCCGCCGATCCAGGCGCTGGAAGTGGCGCAGGACCGAGTCGAGGAAAAGGAATTCGTGCGCAAACTGGGCGGCGAAACTGCTGCTTTTGCCGTCGCGCGGTCCGAAATCGAAGTGGAAGATGCAGTGGCCGTTGTGGGGACACCGGCGATATTGAAGACAATCCGCATGGGCTATGACGGCAAAGGCCAGGTCCGCGTTTCGGCGCAAAGCGACCTCGCCAGCGCATGGCGGCGGGCGGGCGGTCAGCCGCTGATCGCCGAGGCCATGGTCCAGTTCGACGCCGAATTCTCGGTGGTGCTGGTGCGCAGCGCCGACGGCGAAATCCGCTTTTGGGATTCGCCGCGCAATGCGCATGAAAACGGCATTTTGGCGACCTCCACCCTACCTGCAGGTCCCTTGATTGAAAGCCAGCAGGCGGCGGCACGGGTCATGGCGGCGGCGGTGGCCGATGCTCTGGAATATGTAGGCGTATTCACTGCGGAATTTTTTGCCAGCGGGGAAGGCCCGCTGTTCAACGAAATCGCCCCGCGCGTCCACAATAGCGGCCACTGGACAATCGAGGGCGCCGAGACCAGCCAGTTCGAAAACCATATCCGCGCCATCTGCGGATTACCCCTAGGCAGCACGGCAACAATTGCCGAGCGGGTCGAAATGCAGAACCTGATCGGCAAGGATGGCGAGCGTTGGTTACAGCTTTTGGGTGACCCCGCGGCCAACTTGCATCTCTACGGCAAGGCGGAAGCACGGGAAGGACGTAAAATTGGTCACGTCACCCGCTTGTATAGATAA
- the purE gene encoding 5-(carboxyamino)imidazole ribonucleotide mutase: MGSRSDWETMREASATLAALHVPHECKVVSAHRTPDRLYDYAKGAAARGLKCIIAGAGGAAHLPGMAASMTRLPVLGVPVQSKALDGMDSLLSIVQMPAGIPVGTLAIGKAGATNAALLAAAMLANEDSELAERLDAWRAAQTASVAETPE; encoded by the coding sequence ATGGGCAGCCGTTCGGACTGGGAAACGATGCGCGAAGCATCGGCGACACTGGCCGCATTGCACGTGCCGCATGAATGTAAGGTCGTATCGGCCCACCGCACACCTGACCGCCTCTACGATTATGCCAAGGGTGCAGCGGCCCGCGGTCTGAAATGCATTATCGCAGGGGCAGGCGGCGCAGCGCATTTGCCCGGCATGGCTGCATCCATGACGCGCCTTCCGGTTCTTGGGGTACCTGTACAGTCCAAGGCCCTCGACGGTATGGATAGTCTGCTGTCGATTGTGCAGATGCCCGCCGGAATTCCCGTCGGCACGCTTGCCATTGGTAAGGCAGGCGCCACAAACGCGGCGCTTCTGGCAGCGGCGATGCTGGCCAACGAAGATAGCGAGCTCGCCGAACGGCTGGACGCATGGCGCGCGGCGCAGACCGCATCGGTGGCCGAGACACCCGAATGA
- a CDS encoding GGDEF domain-containing protein has translation MDEKARNLTATGDSRSATDLARENAALKARVAELERLVACDTLTPLFNRRHFMEELDRWCWRAHRYGGHYGLLYIDVDNLKSVNDRHGHLAGDVLLTSIAKALLGTVRRSDLIARIGGDEFAILLDNIQENELARKADRVAAMVGKLKIPHDGAQLAPSISAGYAVIEPGVKPSELLLRADRSMYAAKQAKEGGRAD, from the coding sequence TTGGACGAAAAAGCCCGCAATTTGACGGCGACAGGCGATTCAAGATCCGCGACTGATCTTGCGCGCGAAAATGCCGCATTGAAGGCGCGGGTCGCCGAACTGGAACGTCTGGTTGCCTGCGACACATTAACACCGCTTTTCAATCGCCGCCATTTCATGGAAGAATTGGACCGGTGGTGCTGGCGCGCGCATCGCTATGGCGGCCATTATGGCTTGCTCTACATCGACGTCGATAATCTGAAATCGGTCAATGATCGCCACGGCCATCTTGCGGGCGATGTTCTGCTGACCAGCATTGCCAAAGCCCTATTGGGCACGGTCCGCCGTTCCGACCTGATCGCGCGGATTGGTGGCGACGAGTTTGCGATATTGCTCGACAATATTCAGGAAAACGAGCTTGCCCGCAAAGCGGATCGCGTGGCGGCAATGGTCGGAAAGCTCAAGATTCCGCACGATGGCGCACAACTGGCACCCAGCATTTCAGCAGGTTATGCCGTCATAGAACCGGGGGTTAAGCCGTCCGAACTGCTGCTGCGTGCCGACCGTTCCATGTATGCGGCCAAGCAGGCCAAAGAAGGCGGACGCGCCGATTAG
- the gpmA gene encoding 2,3-diphosphoglycerate-dependent phosphoglycerate mutase produces the protein MPKLILIRHGQSQWNLENRFTGWWDVDVTEKGAAEAWAAGELMKEKGITPDVAFTSVQTRAIKTLNLALEAMGRLWVPVTKNWQLNERHYGGLTGLDKAETAAKHGEDQVHIWRRSFDIPPPPLEAGSAYDLSSDPRYAGIAIPNTESLKDTIARVLPYWESAIVPELKANKTVLISAHGNSLRALVKHLSGISDEDITGLEIPTGQPIVYELDAALQGERYYLSDR, from the coding sequence ATGCCCAAACTCATCCTCATCCGTCACGGCCAGTCACAGTGGAATCTGGAAAACCGTTTCACCGGCTGGTGGGATGTCGACGTAACCGAAAAGGGTGCAGCGGAAGCTTGGGCAGCCGGCGAGTTGATGAAGGAAAAGGGCATTACCCCCGACGTCGCTTTCACCAGCGTCCAGACCCGCGCGATCAAAACGCTCAATCTGGCGCTGGAAGCCATGGGTCGGCTTTGGGTTCCGGTGACCAAAAACTGGCAATTGAACGAACGCCATTATGGCGGATTGACGGGCCTCGACAAGGCAGAGACTGCCGCCAAACATGGTGAGGATCAAGTGCATATCTGGCGTCGCAGTTTCGATATTCCGCCGCCACCACTGGAGGCCGGTTCCGCCTATGACCTGTCGTCTGACCCGCGCTATGCGGGTATCGCCATCCCGAATACCGAAAGCCTGAAAGACACGATCGCGCGCGTTCTTCCCTATTGGGAAAGCGCCATTGTGCCGGAATTGAAAGCCAACAAGACAGTGCTCATTTCTGCGCATGGCAATAGCTTACGGGCATTGGTCAAGCATCTGTCCGGTATTTCGGACGAGGATATCACCGGGCTTGAAATACCGACGGGGCAGCCGATCGTATATGAACTTGACGCCGCGCTGCAAGGCGAGCGCTATTATTTGTCCGACCGCTAA
- a CDS encoding GNAT family N-acetyltransferase, with translation MRIIEDDLSGPEIRSLLETHFAGMLANSPADSCHFLDFDGLNAPDVTFWSVWDDDALMGCGALKELSPDHGEIKSMRTHADHLRKGAGAAMLTHIISEARERGYQRLSLETGSSEAFVPAIGMYQAHGFEYCPPFGDYVEDPFSRFMTLSL, from the coding sequence ATGCGGATCATCGAAGACGATCTTTCCGGTCCTGAAATTCGCAGCCTTCTCGAAACCCATTTTGCCGGCATGCTGGCAAATTCGCCTGCGGACAGTTGCCATTTCCTCGATTTTGACGGGCTCAACGCGCCCGACGTGACCTTTTGGTCCGTGTGGGACGATGACGCTTTGATGGGGTGCGGCGCCTTGAAAGAATTGTCGCCCGATCATGGCGAAATCAAATCGATGCGCACCCATGCCGACCATTTGCGCAAGGGTGCGGGGGCCGCGATGCTGACGCACATCATCTCGGAAGCAAGGGAGCGTGGATATCAGCGCTTGAGTCTGGAGACAGGTTCATCCGAGGCTTTTGTCCCCGCTATCGGCATGTATCAGGCGCACGGCTTCGAATATTGCCCACCCTTCGGGGACTATGTCGAAGATCCGTTCAGCCGTTTCATGACCTTGTCGCTTTGA